The sequence below is a genomic window from Humulus lupulus chromosome 3, drHumLupu1.1, whole genome shotgun sequence.
AAATTCATCTTCACACCTTTTTACACTAATTATGCTATATTATtcttcatttaaaatttaaattaatctatttaattaatataaattgattattttaaacactttaTTTTGGCAATAAATAGGTAGTTCCAAGAGCATTTTGGGGTGCTTTATTGTTTGTGGACTATCATCTTTTCTACactttctctctaccattctcttcTCCAATTTAGTATTTTTCAAGAGAATTTTAAAGTATTTATCTCTTTTCCATTGTAATTTTCACTATatctatgagtttctaatctttttaagattattaaggtgataatgaaacaatatgtaactagataatgcttattttaaatgttgatttctcattttgtgcaataaagtttatggattttcttcttcaaatatcttctttcatctttaatacattgtatttttttattgttggaacatatttacactttgtttttCATTGTGCAAaaccataatattctttgattaaggtgtgttAGTAAATTGAGCACATCCAAGCTTAGTACAAAAATATTATGTGTTTCCTAATAAGTAATGTTCTTTGATTTCTTTGTTGTTTCATCagattgattcacactaaatactttgaaattataattttaaaagtgaagataaatcttatatttctataataacttgtgcttaaattaaaaatataatttgaaaaaagttatagtttgattaatttctacaataaataaaacttggaaatcaatatatagtattattaaacttacatttcaTGGATtgtaataccttaataatctttcttttacattTTGTTTACAAAtcataatttgtttatttttcttgtcTTAAATATCTTTATCATCTatcttctattttattttcttgatattaaacATTATCAATCTTTGTAGCTATGttacaatttatttaaaatagtttcttttttattttagataacTACTTTcagttcgacatccttgcttacacgaactCTATACAATGTATACAATTCGTGCGCTTACGATATACATTTAAAACATCATTCTCTTGTTTTGATTCTTtgtaaagagaaaaaccttgtgcttaattgggaaaaatgctaTTTAATGGTTAAAAATGGAATTGTTGTAGGACATGTGATTTCATTTGAGGAAATAGAACTTGATAAAGCTAAATTTGATCtaatttcaaaacttcccccacctaaaactgtgaaacaaattagatcattcttaggccatgtcggttactatagaagatttataaaagactttagcaaaatttatTGGCCTTTATGTTGCTTTCTTGGAAAATAAAATGATTTTCTCTTTGATAATGATGGCCATGTTGCCTTTGAGAAATTAAAAAAACTTTTGACTATTGCACCaattattcgacctcctgattgaaaaataccttttgaaataatgtgtgatgttTCCGATTATGCTATAAGTGCTATCTTAGGACAACGACTTGAAAAGATACCTCATGTGAtatactatgctagcaaaactttaaatgatgctcaattaaattactctACAAGCGAAAAAGAAttgattgttgttgtttttgCAGTGGAGTATTTTAGGTCTTAtctgttaggatctaaaattattgtctattttGATTATGCTACATTAAAATATCTATTGTGAAAAAAGGATGTTAAATCTCATTTGATTTGTTGGATCCttcttttacaagaattcgacttagaaatacgtgataaaaaaggatatgaaaatgttgttgctgatcatttgtcTAGGCTAGTTGTTGAAACTACTCATGAATACACGCCTATCACTGAAACATTTCCTGTTGAACAATTGATGAATGTTTCATCCTTGCCTTGGTATggtgatattgttaattatttggtcactaaagaaataccatcttattggtctaagcatgataaatctaaattctATTCTAAGGTGAAATTTTTTATCTGGGATGATcattacttgtttaaatactgccctgatcaaataattagaagatgcattctaaattgtgaccaatctaaaatcatatctttttgtcatgatcatgcatgtggaggatattttagtggtaagaaaacaactgctaacattttacaatgtggtttttattggcctactgtCTTTCGcaatacatatgtttattgtaaagcttgtgaacgtttcgaaaagttaggaagtttaacaaGATGAAACATGATGCTTTAAATCTTATTCTTatcattgacatatttgatgtttagGGCATttattttatgggaccatttcctaacacttttagtaatttttatattcttgttggagttgattatgtgtctaaatgggttgaggCTATGCATGTCACACTAATGACGACAAAGTTTTGCTtgggtttttgaaagaaaatatatttttcccgttttggttcaccatgcgctatcattagtgataacggtacacacttttgtaataagtcatttgaatatttgatgaaattaatatggcattacacataaagtcccAACACCATATCACCGACAAaatagtggtcaagttgaagtgtctgaTAGGGAAGTTAAGAACATTTTATAGAAAACTGTTattccaactaggaaagattggtccttaaaaCTAACCGATGCTTTATGGGCATATTGTACTGCATACAAAATGTCGATtcgcatgtcaccctacagaattgtgtatgggaaggcatgCCACTTACTTATTGAATTGGAACATACAGCTTATTAggcaatcactacaagaaaaaacagtattcataacacttaaaaactgctaaccgggactattcatagcacttctgaaaatgctaacatagcccctgttattaaaagtccagtcttttctataacaatttttgaatgttatgttcgatgttatcttaaactattcaataacacatttttaggtgctataatattcaaataataacatttagatagagtttttggttataaatttgaagtttaatcttgtacttttttcataacacttttcaactgttacatttgattaattttataacatttttagtttgttatattatataaaccataacgattttttacgcttataatatgtttttaaatcataacatatagtaataaaattttaaattttattttgataagtatacttatatggttttctttttaattaaaagattttcattaatgtattttgataaaaaaaaattcaaaattaatcataaaatgcaattctcaatagattgataaaccataagtattacattaaacaataactaattcaaaccatgaatgtgtctacttcatgagatattagttctaacttaagtttgaaagcataacataataaagttttataatcttgaacaatttttacttaaaaaatgaaaaatagaaacattacaagatacacaaaagtaaaccatgcgtgaaacttgctccatccttcaattcatcatcctttgtgcacttgctccatatctctcttcaacaaccttatccatttccaaatttagtctaaagctcttcctcttttcattgaggagtttaactaattttcatgtaggtatgtgttttggcctctttccttttgtagatggaggtgacatatcttgtacttggcaaactctttgactagtttctgatcaaccgtttctataattagtacgaattttgatgagttacaaaaatcatatataacaacatattatcaattatcacaaaaaaaaacttataataaaagtcagaaagaaagaaataaacaatcattcttggcatcaaagaaataaaaattcaaagtgtCATACTAATAGTAAAAGAGTGGATAAGCATCTCTTGGTCCATTTTTGCCACTTTTATcctcatattattttatatttactttttCCACTCCATAAAAATGTAGAATTTTTACATTACATACGACTGTTTTAGTAGCCACTGccagcaaaaaataaataaataaaagacatatGTTGACTAAGAGAATACTCTTAGTGCCAGCACTTAGTCTACTTAGTGactaagagaatatatatatgtgaggtAGCTTTACATATCCTGTGTACTTCTTTGTAGAATTTTTGGTTCCTATAAGTGTATATCTGACAAGTATAGAATGCCAAATTGCTATACTCCTGTTGAAGAGTTTCTTTATACTTTTGGAGGAACCTGGCATTTCTCAGTTTCTTTAGTGTAATGTTTTGATTTGAACCCATAAGTAGATCACTAGTATTACATCACAATAGCTGTCATAGAAAACTCTTACTTGGAGAACCTAGAAGCAACATGATTCTTCACCGTACAATATTTGCATATTCAGGTGAGGGTTAAGGTATAAATAGAAGAAAGACTTGGATTTTGGGACGATTGTGAAATTGAGGAAGTACTTTTAAAGGACAACTTTAAATCCTAAGATTTTTGCTGTTTACTTTCTACATGAATGGAACTCACTATGTCTATTGGAAAGGATCATTCTGCTCTGTCTCAGAGCTGGTGTTTTGCACAAAACCAGCAATGAGACAgtcaataatttatttattcattgcctTTTTCTGAAAGATTGTGGATAAATGTAAAACTATTTATAGTTGGAGGCTTTTTGGATTACTTTACAGTACTCTGTAAATTTGTTAAGTTTCAATTTTTAGGAGTGGGTAACGAAAATAGAAAGTAGCTGTGGGATTCTGTTGTGATGGCTATTTGTTGGTCATTGTGCTTAGAAAGGGACAaggtaaattttttaatattgaaaAAGAGATTGATATTATTTGGGCTAAAGTAGGCATCTCagtgatttttttaaaaagaattcAGGAATTGCATTTTTGGTTTTTCAAGAGATTGAGCATTTTTTGTTATTTGGATTTCAGTGGACTTTTCATCTCCTTTATATTTTGTCTTTGACAATAGTAGGGTCTAGTTcttattaaacaaaataaaataatgtataaATAATATGTTTTCTAAAGTCTATGGTTTAGCTCATTTCATTTTGTCAAACTTTTTGATTATGTTCATTGTGTTTCTCTCACACATAGATTATGATGAGAAGGCTGAAGATGCTGTTGATTATGAAGACTTTGATGAGCAATATGAAGGACCAGAGGTTCAAGCGGCCACTGAGGAGGACTATCTTTTGCCCAAAATGGCATACATTTGTATATCAAACACCTTTAGGAATGTGCTATAAATGTAAAGTATTTGTATTTGTGGGTATATGTTTTCAACACAAAGtccatatatgcatgtatccagCAATATGTATTTGAGGAATGAACATGCCTACCTAGGACACAAACACATCATTTATTGATCAACGAAATAGTTGTAGAATGAGGGAGATCATACATTGCCTTTACGATGGTATACATTTCTATTTTGGAGCAACAAGCAAAGTATGTAGATGCTTTGGAAATTCTCACTTGGAATTTAGGATCTCTGTTAATGATTGAAGTTGATAAACTACGTATACAGGTACTTTAGAAGATTTATTTGCACTGTTTGATGTTTTTGGCTTGTCACCTACTAATcttttgaagtttattagatatacatcaaataactaacagaaaatcagaaaacattcgaaccatatttattaatcaaccatcaatcattatcaattcaaaatattcaaacaacacacaagttttcttccttatctcgccgcagcacacaaatttctcagaacctacttcactaatacacacaagttctcaaccttccattatcaccgcagaacacaataataataatctcagaacctacttcactatggatgaatatctaagatattcaaactcctctaacatttgcaaagaattttaacaaaaataaaagataacatacctcttgcaaactgctgcaaataaagttccctccaatttgaaatccaatgaagccactaaaatgaaagcaaaattacataccaattaataaactatcaacatcattcgacctttaattaggagtcatcattaaaaaaaattacaactcttacaaccaagaaactatccaaacccactatagagtccttggaaactagagctcacaaaataaaaagaacaacaaaaatcttAAATACAACGACAAGAGGCAGCAAAAGCAGCAGAAAAACTAATAGCAAAGGCCAACAATAATGCAACAGTTTgaaataaaaccaacaataaaaagaaaagcagacacaacacacatagaaagaacaaaaaaccaaaaacaatTTGTATCCCAATTTAAAAGGatgaaaaaaatcagatttattatcaatacaaataagggaaatgataaatccatgaaagtttgttctatcttgagcattttctctacaataatgaataccttgaatGTGAAAAAATAGCCAAATGAACCAAACCTAGCTGAGATGAAAATATGAGATCCCTTTATAAATGCCTCAGTTCCCCAAAaggtaacaaaaataaaaacagggtcaagaaaaataataagaaatcaaAACAGTTATTATGCATAGGTTAAGCACACCATATCACATAAAAAAGCTGATGAAACTGAATTATGATTATAAGAAAACAGAGCTTAAACAAGGCAATGTAACAAGACAGAGCACAAAAATTATTGAATCAAATCAAATTAGATTACtgctcaaataaaaaaataaatactcaAACCACAATATCAATAGCCTACTCATTTTTATTCTGAAACACACCATATcacatattattattatcatatttgcaatgataaaactaatgaaacgaaATCAATGATTCAGTGATAAACAAAACAGAAAGAGAAATTGAAGGAGAGATGATAAGTAGAGTGAGAATTAGGGTTATAATTGGGAAAAAATATGAGTGGAGATCGCAAAAGTGAAGATTCGAAGTACATACCCATGCCGATGAGAGCTTGAGATTGAGAGAGTGATCGCCAGAAATCGAAGAGAGTGACAGGAGAAATggatgagagagaaagagatggagagagagacaAAATGGAATGTtagtattatatttttttgacaaATATATCAAGGTTATTgctaaataataaatgtatattaATATGAGTTAGTTACGTTTTTTAAAACATGTTATTATTTAATGTAATTAAATGGTAAAATTCTTGCAGTGGCTCTTTTCGCTGTGGTTCCAGGTCTAAAGAAGGTACTTACTGCTAGTTTTATGCCAATTAATTCAGCATGATATGACTATATAATCCTATAAGTTTCTTTTTATGGGATCTCAATACTACATTGTATATATGTAAAGCCATTAATATTTCTCAAATTTGTAAATGATGGTAAACTCTTAACAGATGGACAGGACTTCTGTTCTGGGAGATGCCATTAATTATGTAAAACATCTGGAAGAACGAGTAAAGACACTAGAGGAATAACAAGAAATGAAAACCGAAACCCATAAACCAGTCATTTTGATGAAGAAATCTCTGCTATGTACTGTCGAAGATTCTTTGTCTGATAATGACATGGTTATGCAGCCACTGCCTGAAATTGAGGCCAGAGTTTCCAACAAGGATGTTTTGAtaagaatctattttaaaaataataagaaaaaagaaatcaTTCCTTTTAAATCTAAGTCAATAATATTAAGTGAACTGATCTAAAAGCATGTTGCTTCATGcattttaatttctcattaagaccTGGCTAAAAGCaatcaatacaaaatattatataacCACTATATCAAAAAGCAATCAGTTGAATATTTATATTAGATGAAATTAACGCATAAATGATTAACTCTTAATATACCTTAATGTAGCAACAAGGAAGGGGTGGCCCTACACGGCCCACTGCTGTGTCATCTGCCTAAAAAAAAACAGCTCCAGCAAAAGTTTCTGTCAAGCCATATCCTTGGCCAATAGGAGCCCTATTTAAGCATAATCAACCAAAAAGAAAAGTATGCAATAATAAGCAATAGATACACATGAAATGAAAAATAACACGACCCATTGCAAGAATTTCACAGTGCATAGTTAGTCTAGCATGGAACTAAATATGGAAGTATTAGCATCTAAATGAATTTGGACGAGTGATTGCGTGCATATAAGTATGACATATAACTTCACATGCGGACACACTAATCTAGTAGAGTTTGCAATCCAATAATTTAACCTTTTAATCGTATTAAATAACAAGGTTAAACCTCAAATTCAATTATTGTAAATATCAAGAATATGAAATAATTAATAGTATAGTAGGAACTGCTGCCATGAGAGTTGGCTTTAATTCAGAAGCATCTCCCTTGGTTCCCTTATTAATTTTGTTTGATATGTCTGTTAAGGTCAATGGGGAACCATAACCAATTCTACATCCCGTAGCCACCATGACAGACTGGAAAGTCACGAGTGTGTTACAAAAAATTTTAGTGTCTAACATGCACAAGTAAAAGAACATATGTGGGTACCTCAGCTGCCAATTCAAAAACGTGAGCCAGGGGCAAGTACGCCAAGTAGACATCTTTGCTATTTAGTTCTAGAATGACTGTTATAACTGCTGCAGCAGTGGCTACAATGTTTCCATGTGTTATCATAACACCCTAGACAGTCACACCAAAAAATGTCATCATGCAATCTTGGACATTACAAATTAATTGCTTAAGTTTCAATACTTTCAGAAGATGATTGAACAAGTATTCAATTCAGAATATATACTTGTAAAGAAGAACTCCAAATTACATTTTTACTTGAAATAAAATGTACAGTAATTATTCACTTCCAACCAAGTTTCTCAAAAGAAGCCTTCTTCAATGAATAAAGACAAACATATGGAATCATTACATattgaaattttattttatcaCTATTAATAGGAAAACCAATTTTGGCCATTTTATTTAAATCTAACAGTCATAATAAATCACTTTATCGATAAAGCATCAATGTCAAATAAATAACAAATACCATTTTTCATACAAAAAATTGATCCCTGCCAATATGGAAAACATCCCTACCGAACTAGTTCCCTATATATTTAGATAGATATTTATTCACACACATAgacaaattaatattaatatgcaTGTTGCACAGAACCTTCTGATTCAAAGAAAAAAGCCAAGTAAATTTTTGGTTTGGCAACTACCTGGTCAGTCCCGCAAGTTTTGTGCGAAACTCATTGAAGTCTTTTGATTGGCCCTCTGCATTAAGGTAAACATGTAGCTCCTTTTCTGCACATTGATGAAGTCTTTCCAACCCAGACTCTGCCTCACCTGCACAAAAAGCCAAAGTTAAAACTTAAAAGAGGGCAAAACAAAGATAAGTTTAGAATCAAGCTCAATAATACTACTAACCTTGCAAGTACTCAAAGAACTGTCTCTTGGCATGTTCATGCTCTGGTAAATAATATCCATAAGCATATGTCCATTTTAAAACACGCCTGCACTCAAcgatctgaaaaaaaaataataaggaaAACATTATTTCATTTCTTCGAGTGAAGAAACTGTACCTTGAAATAAAAGTTAAATTATCTTACCTGAAGCCAGGCCTCTGTTATGAACTTTAGCTGTGACTCAGGTTGGCACTGTATGTCACTCAGCTTCTCAAGCTAAAATTTGAATAAATTGTAAAACTTAGATAAGTAACAATAGGAACAGTCTCAGCTAAGTAAATGTAGaataggaaaaaaaaataaaTCTGCCTCCCTCCAATCACAGGAATAACACACGGTTTATATATTGAAGATGAATATTGCTTGAGCGAAACAAAAGCAGAAATATCTTATAAATTAGGATAGTTACAACTGAAGAGAACTTATTTGTTGGCagcaaagtattttttttttaagtgacaAGTAGGCATGAACAGTTAACATACTAAAAGCTAATGTTATAAACAAAATAGGAAAGAGTCGAAATACTGTTCTCTTGGGATATACTTTGCTCAAAAAATAATAAGGCATACTTCTGCAGTGCTATTTCCTTTTCTATTCGAAAAAAAGAACTAAGGATCTAATTCAAGATTGGTGAACCAAAAGAACAACCACTTGAGGGGCATGTCCCACATTTttatacattaataagaacatgtgccTTTGCTAATTAGCAATTGATTGAGTTAAAACTCCATGAATCCTAAAAGAAAGTCGTGCATGGTCAAAACTATCAGCCTCTCAAAAATATACAATAAGCATGAGAGAGAGGGGGGTTAAAaaaaccaataataataatatccacCTATTAATTTAAGTACTCTACAATTTGATCATGAAACTAACAATATATCACTTACatcataaatatgtatatatatcacaTGAATAAATCTACAATTTGATAGCACATATCACACTAGATCATCACTAAACTAATAATTGGTtcagaaaagagaaaaaaaaaagtaataataatgcTTACATGCACGCTCTGCATTTGCTGTAAGTCTGCAAGTGCTTTTTGCCTAGACTGCAATTAGAATGAAAAATAAGAAATCAGACTCCACCATTACGTGGATAATAAAAGAGCAAGAATCCACAGTTCCTTGACAATCTAGTAAGGGTCAAAACAACAAATAATATCAAACATCACATTCTATTTGTTAAAACCTCACTACAAAGACAAATCAAAGTCCAACTAGCTGATAGGAATTAATTGACTTGTTATAAGAAACGGCTGGTATAAAATACTAAAAAAGGAAATAGCCACAATATATATACCATTACCAAGTGTTGTATTTTGTTGACCCACTCTATCTGTAAATGATGTTAGTGGAGTCTGAACTGTATATATATACAATGTATACATACATATAGGTGGTGTAAACAATTTTATAGATTATCAATACTAACAGATACCATTTGGAGTTTAAGCAATTTCATAAATATCCAAGCATGCAGAGCTCTTATaagtattatatatgtatatgtgtgagTGTGTAAGAGAGGTTAGAATACATTATAGAATGTAAGATTAGATAGTTGAATTAGAGAGTAGGAGAAAAGTGAAAATGGAAAATATACAACTATCTCCTAGcaaaatttcattaaaattaatCTCACTTAATAAGTCACTATAAATATTACACAATTTTATTGATGGCTTTAAGCCAAAATCAACTCCGACAAATACAAGAGGACAACACATCAACATTAAACAAATGTATACACCTTGCTGTGGGGATTGTGTTTCTTATGGTTCTCAACTATTAATTACAGTTGTGTCtagatttcaaaaaaaagtttTCAATACTTATACTCACTTAAGGTGGTTTCTTTGGTGTTATACTTATATGAACTCCTTATTTCATGCTTTTTACTGAGTTAGGATAGAGACTATATTTAGAATATAATTCTCGTTAATTAGCTATATTGATAAAGTCTAGATATAATATTTACTAGTAGAGTCTAGATATTGTTTTTCTAAGTTTATAAATGGTGGTatatacatattgttattattataattataatatttttattgagaAATTTGTTAGCCCACACTCTTCCGTTTGGTAGATTGAGATGTTGGAGAGATTGACATTATATCCACTGGAATTTTATATTGAATATaaaaatgaatgaataaatttTAGGTGAttgtatattaaataaaaaaagttgTTCGAGTTCAAATGAATCGATCTCTACATCTTTTCTTCATAGCTGTTTCTCTTGAACATTGAACATAACAATATCTAAAATTACATATCAATCTAGTTTCTATCAAAGATGGGTTTTTTATCATATCAATCTACATCATTCAGCCAACAATTTGTATTATCAGGGATGAGAGAAACGAACCTGAGATAGTGGGCGTGAGGcagagaagctccactctggagcgtgacttcgtgaggcggagaaagagctccactctggagcgagtcttcgtgaggcagagatgagttgagaagaCGAGACGGAGAAAGAGCTCCACTTTGGACAGACGAGACGagagagagacttcgtgaggcggtGAGGGCAGAGAGGGCGGAGTGAGTCTTTGTGAGGGCGGAGAGGGCGGAGTGAGTcttcgtgagtgagagatggaggctgagagaaatctTTCGGGTAACTTAGATTTGAGAGGACGGAGAGGGCGGAGTGAGTCTTCGTGAGGGCAGAGAAGGCGGAGTCAGTcttcgtgagtgagagatggaggctgagagaaatcttcgtgagtgagagatggAATTTGGCAGATGagactaacaaaaaaaaattcattttggcgcctgagTTTTATTATTCATATGGCACCAAAATGCCTTCTGTGTGTTTTTAATCCCACACcaataatagcacttctaaatatatgctattctttaatgtaatatatactaaatattgtTGTAGTGAATTAGGCAGTTAAATTTctctttagacaaggcaggtgagaaaagAAAGCTTCAATTGAATGAGCTAGAAGAAATTAGGAATGATGAATATGACTat
It includes:
- the LOC133825108 gene encoding probable E3 ubiquitin-protein ligase ARI7; protein product: MQSVHLEKLSDIQCQPESQLKFITEAWLQIVECRRVLKWTYAYGYYLPEHEHAKRQFFEYLQGEAESGLERLHQCAEKELHVYLNAEGQSKDFNEFRTKLAGLTR